A DNA window from Candidatus Eremiobacteraceae bacterium contains the following coding sequences:
- the plsY gene encoding glycerol-3-phosphate 1-O-acyltransferase PlsY: protein MTATAVALLLGAYLVGSIPFGILVGRGLFGVDPREVGSGNIGTVNSMRALGKFGGALVLIGDVIKGIAPTLVAGAILHLDAWLVAATGLATIAGHNWSVFLRFGGGKGVATGLGVVGVLAWQAALAFAVVWLATVLITRYASLASILGSAAVPLAFVAVKSPVAYVVFGVVALVFVMWRHATNIQRLFAGTELKLGQRS, encoded by the coding sequence ATGACCGCAACGGCGGTTGCGCTGCTTTTGGGTGCCTATTTGGTCGGCTCGATCCCGTTTGGCATCTTGGTGGGGCGCGGGCTATTCGGCGTCGATCCGCGAGAAGTCGGCAGCGGCAACATCGGCACCGTTAATTCTATGCGCGCCCTCGGGAAGTTTGGCGGAGCCCTCGTCCTCATCGGGGACGTCATAAAAGGAATCGCGCCGACGCTCGTGGCCGGCGCGATCCTTCACCTCGATGCGTGGCTTGTCGCCGCCACCGGTCTTGCGACCATCGCCGGTCACAATTGGTCGGTTTTTCTGCGGTTCGGTGGCGGAAAAGGCGTGGCGACGGGCTTGGGCGTAGTCGGGGTGCTGGCCTGGCAGGCGGCGCTTGCTTTTGCGGTGGTGTGGCTCGCCACCGTCCTGATCACCCGCTATGCTTCTCTCGCGTCGATCCTCGGCAGCGCCGCAGTCCCGCTGGCATTCGTCGCGGTAAAGTCCCCTGTCGCGTATGTCGTGTTCGGCGTTGTGGCGCTCGTCTTCGTGATGTGGCGGCACGCCACCAATATACAGCGATTGTTCGCCGGTACTGAGTTGAAGCTCGGACAAAGATCTTAG
- a CDS encoding SprT-like domain-containing protein gives MRNIALAAEAALPALPELQLLFARLNASHFCAELPAYHIRYNPRMTSVAGRIVYKPAVIELSEPLLSAYPDHLENTMLHEMVHAWLHKRGLPSGHGAHFKRKMRDVGLSSIYHSMPIPIRRSSRRYVLACPSCGVEFVRRRRPAVPVSCARCAPARYDHRFRMRIREA, from the coding sequence GTGAGGAACATCGCGCTGGCCGCCGAGGCGGCGTTGCCCGCTTTGCCTGAGTTGCAGTTGCTTTTCGCCCGGCTCAATGCGTCACACTTCTGCGCGGAGTTGCCGGCCTATCACATCCGCTATAATCCGCGCATGACGTCCGTCGCCGGACGCATCGTCTACAAACCGGCGGTCATCGAGTTGTCGGAGCCATTGTTGTCGGCCTATCCCGATCACCTCGAGAACACCATGCTGCACGAAATGGTGCACGCGTGGCTGCATAAGCGCGGATTGCCGAGCGGCCACGGGGCGCACTTCAAGCGCAAGATGCGCGACGTCGGGCTCAGCAGCATCTACCATAGCATGCCGATTCCGATCCGCCGGAGCAGCCGCCGCTACGTGCTCGCGTGTCCGTCGTGCGGCGTGGAGTTCGTGCGGCGGCGGCGTCCGGCCGTGCCGGTATCGTGTGCCCGTTGTGCGCCGGCCCGCTACGATCACCGCTTCCGAATGCGGATCCGTGAGGCCTGA
- a CDS encoding UPF0158 family protein, with protein MSDMTTNHTHITAEWIRRPLDDLGGLSPTDAAANSEGRKKLDDLLVELAGHYVRLSNLGLPSVNPVDIRRALGLEAVASPAGTHHHRQIRPHQGRAVKPGPVKRSALLDELGTALTGGDVDGVSYFNITTGAVEHFMHNLGDQENARIAEADANPDLVKIAPVTTDVRYSIMSDFIGSVEDINFAGRLRTAISGKGAFKRFRETVDEDDAMRRRWMAYRTKRHYHIALDWLHGLNADLSKYSLAGADFDWQPHKDEPESGEPAQVSVAADGNASESGVDAPAVETAAMDVPAADEAPPDASPPEEAAPVSQEPAAS; from the coding sequence ATGAGCGACATGACGACGAACCACACCCACATCACCGCGGAATGGATCCGCCGCCCACTCGACGACCTAGGCGGACTTTCGCCGACCGACGCCGCCGCCAACAGCGAAGGCCGCAAGAAGCTCGACGACTTGCTCGTGGAGCTAGCCGGACACTACGTGCGCCTGAGCAATCTCGGATTGCCATCGGTGAATCCCGTGGACATCCGTAGAGCGCTGGGTCTTGAAGCAGTGGCGTCGCCGGCAGGCACGCATCACCATCGTCAGATCCGGCCGCATCAAGGACGCGCGGTCAAACCAGGGCCGGTCAAGCGCAGCGCGCTTCTCGACGAATTGGGCACGGCGCTCACCGGCGGCGATGTCGATGGCGTTTCGTACTTCAACATCACGACCGGGGCGGTCGAGCATTTCATGCACAATCTCGGCGACCAGGAAAATGCTCGCATCGCAGAGGCCGACGCCAATCCCGACCTTGTGAAGATCGCGCCGGTCACGACGGACGTGCGATATTCCATAATGTCGGACTTCATCGGCTCCGTTGAGGATATCAATTTCGCGGGCCGTCTACGCACGGCGATTTCCGGCAAAGGCGCGTTCAAGAGATTCCGGGAGACGGTGGACGAAGACGACGCGATGCGCCGGCGTTGGATGGCGTACCGGACGAAGCGCCACTATCACATCGCGCTGGATTGGCTGCACGGATTGAACGCTGACCTTTCCAAGTACTCGCTCGCCGGCGCCGATTTCGATTGGCAGCCTCACAAGGACGAGCCGGAGTCTGGAGAGCCGGCGCAAGTATCGGTTGCGGCCGACGGCAATGCGTCAGAATCGGGCGTCGACGCGCCGGCCGTGGAAACCGCTGCCATGGACGTGCCGGCCGCAGACGAAGCTCCACCGGACGCCTCGCCGCCTGAGGAAGCCGCACCGGTCTCGCAAGAGCCGGCGGCGAGCTAG
- the efp gene encoding elongation factor P, with protein MISTNDFRTGVTILFDNNLWTVVDFQHVKPGKGSAFVRTRLKNVLRGNVLEKTFRAGEMLERAIIETRDMQYLYGAGDDYHFMDQSNYEQISLTHDVLGENTDLLKEGMVITVQFHDGRVITGALPNHIELLVAETDPGFRGDTATNVGKPAKLETGASIQVPLFINPGDKIRIDTRDRKYIARIQ; from the coding sequence ATGATCTCGACCAACGATTTTCGCACCGGCGTCACGATTTTATTCGACAATAATCTGTGGACCGTCGTCGATTTCCAACACGTCAAGCCTGGAAAAGGTTCGGCGTTCGTGCGCACACGGCTCAAGAACGTGTTGCGCGGCAACGTTCTCGAGAAGACGTTTCGAGCGGGCGAGATGCTGGAACGCGCCATCATCGAGACGCGCGACATGCAATATCTCTATGGCGCCGGCGACGACTATCATTTCATGGATCAGTCGAACTACGAACAGATCTCGTTGACCCACGACGTGCTCGGCGAAAACACCGACCTGCTCAAAGAGGGCATGGTCATCACGGTGCAGTTTCACGACGGCCGCGTGATCACGGGCGCTCTGCCCAATCATATCGAACTGCTCGTCGCTGAAACCGATCCGGGATTCCGAGGCGATACGGCGACAAACGTGGGGAAGCCGGCCAAGCTCGAGACCGGTGCGTCGATCCAAGTGCCGCTCTTCATCAATCCGGGCGATAAAATCCGCATCGACACCCGCGACCGCAAATACATCGCGCGCATCCAATAA
- a CDS encoding ATP-binding cassette domain-containing protein translates to MALPDRLTPVLEVRELCAGYGRTDVVADISLRVYAGTVVTIMGPADSGKSAILLALAGALRPRQGTITFADRTARRIPTDEAVRRGIVLVPQGRAIFSGLTVRENLELGGWTRRDRWSVVPEVAAFLERFPELGRAADRPAATLGPGEGQLLAIARGLMSKPQLLLLDEPSAELDPDDIARVLRIIKQVCAEDMPVLLAERPAPFALALADYVYVLEGGRIAREGSAREMALS, encoded by the coding sequence ATGGCACTGCCTGACCGTCTCACGCCCGTGCTCGAAGTGCGTGAGCTATGTGCGGGCTACGGACGGACCGACGTCGTCGCCGACATCAGTCTTCGCGTGTACGCGGGCACGGTCGTCACGATCATGGGTCCAGCAGACTCTGGAAAGTCTGCGATCCTGCTGGCGCTCGCCGGCGCATTGCGCCCGCGCCAGGGCACGATCACCTTCGCCGATCGAACCGCGCGCCGCATTCCGACCGATGAAGCAGTGCGCCGCGGCATCGTCCTCGTGCCCCAGGGGCGGGCGATTTTCTCCGGCCTTACGGTTCGAGAGAACTTGGAACTCGGGGGATGGACGCGCCGCGATCGCTGGTCCGTCGTGCCGGAGGTCGCCGCCTTTTTAGAGCGCTTTCCGGAGCTCGGCCGCGCGGCCGACCGGCCTGCGGCGACGCTCGGACCCGGCGAAGGACAATTGCTCGCGATCGCCCGCGGGTTGATGAGCAAACCGCAGTTGCTGCTGCTCGACGAACCGTCCGCGGAACTCGACCCGGACGATATCGCGCGCGTGCTGCGCATCATCAAGCAAGTGTGCGCCGAAGACATGCCCGTGCTGCTCGCAGAACGGCCGGCGCCATTCGCGCTCGCGCTCGCCGATTATGTGTACGTGCTTGAAGGGGGCAGGATCGCTCGCGAAGGTTCGGCGCGCGAAATGGCGCTCAGCTGA
- a CDS encoding M55 family metallopeptidase, which yields MKLYISADMEGVAGITAEEQTNPVGQPEYAYSCTLMTGEVRAACEGAAAAGATAIIVNDSHWNMRNIIHEELPPDVILIRGAMKPLSMNQGLDPTFDAAAFVGYHAPGGTQDAVLDHTYTDATLYEVRVNGLKCSEARLNAAVAGAFGVPVVFLSGDQHACADAREFLPWAETVEVKRAIGRYAAASLSPAQSREAIKAGIARGIRDAGARGAKAYAFEPPIALEVTFTYTSKCDIAALMPGCDRIGPRTLRFVHSDYMTVFRAFRALMCLGGSVS from the coding sequence ATGAAGCTTTACATCAGCGCAGACATGGAAGGTGTCGCTGGAATCACCGCCGAGGAACAGACAAATCCGGTCGGACAACCCGAGTACGCATACTCGTGCACGCTTATGACGGGCGAAGTGCGAGCCGCGTGCGAAGGCGCGGCCGCCGCGGGCGCCACAGCCATCATCGTCAACGATTCACACTGGAACATGCGGAACATCATCCACGAGGAACTGCCGCCCGACGTCATCCTCATCCGCGGCGCGATGAAGCCGTTGTCGATGAATCAAGGCCTCGACCCCACATTTGACGCCGCCGCGTTTGTCGGCTATCATGCCCCGGGCGGCACTCAGGATGCCGTGCTCGATCATACGTACACCGATGCCACGTTGTACGAAGTGCGAGTCAACGGACTCAAGTGCAGCGAGGCTCGCCTTAACGCCGCGGTCGCCGGGGCGTTTGGCGTGCCCGTCGTTTTTCTGTCCGGCGATCAGCATGCGTGCGCGGACGCACGTGAATTTCTCCCGTGGGCGGAGACGGTCGAGGTGAAGCGGGCCATCGGGCGCTACGCCGCTGCATCGCTTTCGCCGGCGCAATCGCGCGAAGCCATCAAAGCGGGGATCGCGCGCGGCATTCGCGATGCTGGCGCGCGCGGCGCGAAGGCGTACGCATTCGAGCCTCCGATAGCGCTCGAGGTCACATTTACGTACACTTCGAAATGCGACATCGCGGCCCTCATGCCGGGCTGTGACCGGATCGGTCCTCGCACCCTACGCTTCGTCCATAGCGACTACATGACCGTATTCCGGGCCTTCCGCGCGCTGATGTGCTTGGGCGGCTCGGTGTCCTAG
- a CDS encoding HD-GYP domain-containing protein, which translates to MPALLVASAAGAFAWSVTQLGHSPLGLAALIAAALFLDVLAADVVRAGRRVVGPALVICVAAFVLYGAPAAVMIGAVRGLYRAFAPGALTRTEASCVGAMAVIGPMIAGAAATALTLVVHLPWIGVAAFVLCAFVIEVCGESFVLGRISRPSIMRALERNLGWSLVHYLILGVLGAWLGADLAAGHWFNIFYFAIPLAIVRHGFDAFGGEEHYVGTIEHENSVLFDRIGQLDRMNGDLIEALSMAIDARHPSQAGHSNRVAQIATAIGTTLGISGVQLENLRRASLLHDVGSLAISNHVTDKAGPLTPQERRYVQMHSELGARFVSKWRDCKDMAVIIEQHHERLDGSGYPRGLSGDDIGLEARIVAVAETYVALTSNRAHREALSHAEAMEEINAGAGVQFDVQVTDALARVAESHTADVLPISRLNERRRRDDTA; encoded by the coding sequence GTGCCGGCTTTGTTGGTCGCGAGCGCCGCAGGCGCGTTCGCCTGGTCGGTCACTCAACTCGGTCACAGCCCTCTCGGCCTCGCCGCACTTATCGCTGCAGCGTTGTTCCTCGATGTATTGGCGGCGGACGTCGTTCGTGCCGGCCGGCGCGTCGTCGGACCCGCACTCGTCATTTGCGTCGCCGCGTTCGTGCTGTACGGCGCACCCGCCGCGGTGATGATCGGCGCCGTCCGCGGGCTATACCGCGCGTTCGCTCCAGGCGCTCTCACCCGCACCGAAGCTTCCTGCGTCGGCGCGATGGCCGTGATCGGGCCGATGATCGCCGGCGCAGCCGCCACCGCGCTCACACTTGTCGTGCATCTGCCGTGGATCGGCGTCGCCGCTTTCGTTCTCTGCGCCTTTGTGATCGAAGTTTGCGGCGAATCGTTCGTGCTCGGTCGCATATCGAGGCCGTCCATCATGCGCGCGCTCGAGCGCAACCTCGGTTGGTCGCTCGTCCACTACCTGATATTGGGCGTTCTCGGCGCATGGCTCGGCGCGGATCTCGCCGCCGGTCATTGGTTCAACATCTTCTACTTCGCCATACCGCTTGCGATCGTCCGTCACGGATTCGACGCTTTCGGTGGGGAAGAGCATTACGTCGGCACTATCGAGCACGAAAACTCCGTGCTCTTCGACCGCATCGGTCAATTGGATCGCATGAACGGCGATCTCATCGAAGCGCTGTCGATGGCGATCGATGCGCGCCATCCGTCGCAGGCCGGCCACAGCAATCGCGTTGCGCAGATCGCGACCGCGATCGGCACGACGCTCGGCATCAGCGGCGTTCAACTCGAGAATTTGCGCCGCGCCTCGCTGCTGCACGACGTCGGATCGCTTGCGATTTCCAACCACGTCACCGACAAAGCCGGGCCGCTCACGCCGCAAGAGCGCCGCTACGTGCAGATGCACAGCGAACTTGGTGCGCGATTCGTCTCGAAATGGCGCGATTGCAAAGACATGGCCGTCATCATCGAGCAGCATCACGAGCGTCTGGACGGCAGCGGCTATCCGCGCGGGCTGTCCGGCGACGACATCGGTCTGGAGGCGCGTATCGTCGCCGTCGCCGAAACCTACGTCGCGCTCACTTCGAACCGTGCGCATCGTGAGGCGCTCTCGCACGCCGAAGCGATGGAAGAGATCAACGCGGGAGCGGGCGTGCAGTTCGACGTGCAAGTCACGGATGCGCTGGCCAGAGTGGCTGAGTCGCACACCGCCGATGTCTTGCCGATATCGCGGCTGAACGAGCGCCGCCGTCGCGACGACACCGCCTGA
- the der gene encoding ribosome biogenesis GTPase Der codes for MSTSPIVALVGRPNVGKSALFNRLLGRRLAIVEETPGVTRDRLYAPVEWLGRRFTVVDTGGIDTGDVDDIMEQTRAQAELAIREADVVIFVVDAQTGVVSGDDDVAGLLRPQREKVLLVANKVESPNSSANIYEFCSLGFDVPMAVSAVHGLQSGDLLDAIVAMLPQDKTGDDEDDGAVRLAIIGQPNVGKSSLVNALVGHKRAIVSATPGTTRDATDTETERDGRRFVIIDTAGIRRHVNQGPALDYYSSLRSVTAIGRCDVALLMIDAQVGATAQDRRIAGLATEEGKALAIMVNKWDLVDAAAFDRAEVEGALRADFSFAPYAALLFGSALTKKGVHKIWETVAACADERRKRVPTSRLNHVIRDAFRTHPPALFKGNAMKCYYVTQAGTAPPEFVFFVNDPRLLHFSYQRYLENTIREAFGFMGTPIKMEFRPRVQQDAATHEDMILSTGAGAAEEKV; via the coding sequence TTGAGTACCTCGCCGATCGTCGCCCTCGTTGGGCGCCCCAACGTGGGTAAATCCGCGTTGTTCAATCGATTGCTCGGTCGCCGCCTCGCCATCGTCGAGGAAACCCCCGGCGTGACCCGCGATCGCCTCTACGCGCCCGTGGAGTGGCTTGGGCGGCGATTCACGGTCGTCGATACCGGCGGGATCGATACCGGCGACGTCGACGACATCATGGAGCAGACGCGGGCGCAAGCAGAGCTGGCCATCCGCGAAGCCGATGTCGTGATCTTCGTGGTGGACGCGCAAACCGGCGTGGTCAGCGGCGACGACGACGTCGCCGGCTTGCTCCGGCCGCAGCGCGAAAAGGTGCTCCTCGTCGCGAACAAGGTTGAATCCCCTAATTCGAGCGCCAATATCTACGAGTTTTGTTCGCTAGGCTTCGATGTGCCGATGGCCGTATCGGCGGTCCACGGCTTGCAAAGCGGCGATCTGCTCGACGCCATCGTGGCAATGCTGCCCCAAGACAAGACGGGCGACGACGAAGACGACGGCGCCGTTCGTCTCGCGATCATCGGTCAGCCCAATGTCGGCAAGTCATCGCTGGTCAACGCGCTCGTCGGCCACAAGCGGGCCATCGTCTCCGCGACGCCCGGCACGACCCGTGACGCCACCGACACCGAGACGGAACGCGACGGCCGACGGTTCGTGATCATCGATACGGCCGGCATTCGCCGCCACGTCAATCAGGGGCCGGCACTCGACTATTACAGCAGCCTGCGGTCCGTGACGGCTATCGGCCGCTGCGACGTCGCTCTCCTGATGATCGACGCGCAAGTGGGCGCCACGGCGCAGGACCGCCGGATAGCCGGCCTCGCCACCGAAGAGGGCAAGGCGCTCGCGATCATGGTCAACAAGTGGGACTTGGTCGACGCGGCTGCCTTTGACCGCGCTGAAGTGGAAGGAGCGCTGCGGGCGGATTTCTCGTTCGCGCCGTATGCTGCGCTGCTCTTCGGCTCTGCGCTCACGAAAAAGGGCGTCCACAAGATTTGGGAGACCGTCGCGGCCTGCGCAGACGAGCGCCGCAAACGGGTGCCGACCTCTCGCCTCAATCACGTCATCCGCGATGCTTTCCGGACGCATCCGCCGGCGTTGTTCAAAGGCAACGCCATGAAGTGCTACTACGTCACGCAAGCGGGTACCGCACCGCCCGAGTTCGTCTTCTTCGTCAACGATCCGCGGTTGCTGCACTTCTCCTATCAGCGCTACCTCGAGAATACCATTCGTGAAGCTTTCGGATTCATGGGAACGCCGATCAAGATGGAGTTCCGGCCGCGAGTCCAACAGGATGCCGCGACTCACGAAGATATGATTCTTTCCACCGGCGCAGGTGCGGCGGAGGAAAAGGTATGA
- a CDS encoding UbiX family flavin prenyltransferase → MRPDDVKRYVVGITGASGSVYGVRALEILATLPGAEIHLVMSRSAARTMELETDFKPAQVEKLANVVHDPANLAAAISSGSFRTDGMIVAPCSVKTAAAIAYSLNDNLLVRAADVMLKERRPLVLMVRETPLHLGHLRTLARLASIGASIVPPIPGFYSRPQSVDDIVNHSVGKALDALGVPNDAFARWTGRL, encoded by the coding sequence GTGAGGCCTGACGACGTGAAACGCTACGTCGTCGGCATCACCGGCGCGAGCGGATCCGTGTACGGCGTTCGCGCGCTTGAGATCTTGGCCACCCTGCCCGGCGCGGAGATTCATCTCGTGATGTCGCGCTCGGCGGCGCGCACCATGGAACTTGAGACGGATTTCAAGCCGGCGCAAGTCGAGAAGCTCGCAAACGTCGTGCACGACCCGGCGAACCTCGCAGCAGCCATCTCAAGCGGATCGTTTCGGACCGACGGGATGATCGTGGCGCCGTGTTCGGTGAAGACCGCCGCGGCCATCGCGTATTCGCTTAACGACAACTTGCTGGTTCGCGCGGCGGACGTCATGTTGAAAGAGCGCCGGCCGCTCGTGCTGATGGTGCGCGAAACGCCGCTTCACCTCGGCCACTTGCGCACGCTCGCGCGGCTGGCATCCATCGGGGCGTCGATCGTTCCCCCAATTCCAGGCTTCTACAGCCGTCCGCAATCCGTCGACGATATCGTCAATCATTCGGTTGGCAAGGCGCTGGACGCGCTTGGCGTGCCCAACGATGCGTTCGCCCGCTGGACCGGCCGGCTTTAG
- a CDS encoding TIGR00266 family protein — protein sequence MDHKILGTTMPVLEMMLQPGETIIAEPGELSWISGNVQLKTSTAGAGAKGLFGAIMRAASGGGLFMTEYTAQDSPGMVAFATKLPGQIMAVDVTPGKGYMIHRHGFLCGTPGVELTIGFQRSLGAGVFGGSGLVLQKIGGTAQAWVELDGEVVTYDLAAGQGLLVHPGHVGMFEENVNFDIQMVPGIANVLFGNQGLFLAKLTGPGKIWLQSLTISGLAHAIAPYLGHEMTGNTVAGGAVGGAVAGQVLKNLFNQ from the coding sequence ATGGACCACAAGATCCTCGGCACAACCATGCCCGTGCTCGAGATGATGCTGCAGCCCGGCGAGACGATCATAGCCGAACCCGGCGAACTGTCGTGGATCTCAGGCAACGTCCAATTGAAGACCTCCACCGCCGGCGCTGGCGCCAAAGGCCTTTTCGGAGCCATCATGCGCGCCGCGAGCGGCGGCGGGCTGTTCATGACGGAATACACCGCTCAGGATTCGCCCGGCATGGTCGCGTTCGCCACCAAGCTTCCGGGCCAGATCATGGCGGTCGACGTGACGCCCGGCAAAGGCTACATGATCCACCGGCACGGATTTTTGTGCGGCACGCCCGGCGTCGAACTTACCATCGGGTTCCAGCGGTCGCTCGGCGCGGGAGTCTTCGGCGGCAGTGGGCTCGTCTTGCAGAAGATCGGCGGCACCGCTCAGGCGTGGGTAGAGCTCGACGGCGAGGTCGTGACGTACGACTTGGCCGCCGGGCAAGGCCTGCTCGTGCATCCCGGCCACGTGGGCATGTTCGAAGAAAACGTGAACTTCGACATCCAAATGGTGCCCGGCATCGCGAACGTCTTGTTCGGCAATCAGGGATTGTTCTTGGCGAAACTCACCGGCCCAGGGAAGATCTGGCTGCAGTCGCTCACGATCAGCGGGCTCGCACATGCGATCGCCCCGTATCTCGGGCACGAGATGACGGGAAACACCGTCGCAGGCGGGGCGGTCGGCGGTGCGGTGGCCGGCCAGGTCCTGAAGAATCTCTTCAATCAGTAG
- a CDS encoding ornithine cyclodeaminase family protein, producing the protein MLILSEFDVAATLSMRDAIEVVQSAFVEHANGRAAFPLRSVAWGDEGLLGAMPGSVRGEKPALGAKLVTVFPKNSALGKHTHNAVIALFSSETGEPLALLDGRYITEIRTAAASAIASHALARSGFSAVAILGTGVQARAHIEAMCTLKSVESIRVWGRDESKASELAAHDSGGGITIKAVASVEDACRGVDVVCTVTASADPILDVQHVAPGIHINAVGACTPRARELTSALVGRSRIVCDSLEGAMTEAGDIVLAIRDGALDPRPDIALLGDILAGKVAGRSSAGEITLFESLGVAIEDLACAEFVYERVKSRGGGTEVNL; encoded by the coding sequence GTGCTGATACTTTCGGAATTCGACGTCGCCGCAACGCTCTCTATGCGCGACGCGATTGAAGTCGTGCAGAGCGCGTTCGTCGAGCATGCAAATGGACGGGCAGCGTTCCCGTTGCGTTCGGTTGCGTGGGGCGACGAGGGGCTGCTCGGCGCAATGCCCGGATCGGTGCGCGGCGAAAAGCCGGCGTTGGGCGCGAAACTGGTCACGGTATTTCCCAAGAACTCGGCGTTAGGCAAGCACACGCACAATGCCGTGATCGCACTCTTCTCGAGTGAGACGGGCGAGCCGCTGGCTTTGTTGGACGGCCGTTACATAACTGAAATCCGCACCGCCGCCGCGTCGGCGATCGCGTCCCACGCGCTTGCGCGTTCCGGATTTTCCGCGGTCGCGATCTTGGGCACGGGTGTGCAGGCGCGAGCGCACATCGAAGCGATGTGCACGCTCAAGTCGGTCGAGTCCATACGTGTGTGGGGCCGTGATGAGAGCAAGGCATCTGAACTTGCGGCGCATGATTCCGGCGGCGGAATCACCATTAAGGCCGTCGCGTCGGTCGAAGACGCATGCCGCGGCGTGGACGTGGTCTGCACGGTGACAGCCTCAGCCGACCCAATCCTCGACGTGCAGCACGTGGCGCCGGGAATACATATCAACGCCGTCGGCGCATGTACTCCGCGCGCGCGGGAACTCACGTCTGCGCTCGTCGGCCGGTCGCGCATCGTCTGCGATTCTCTCGAGGGGGCGATGACGGAAGCCGGCGACATCGTGCTGGCGATCCGCGATGGCGCGCTTGATCCGCGGCCGGACATCGCCCTTCTCGGCGACATCCTAGCCGGCAAAGTGGCGGGCAGAAGCAGCGCCGGTGAGATCACGCTTTTCGAATCGCTTGGCGTCGCAATCGAAGATCTCGCCTGCGCCGAGTTCGTGTACGAACGTGTGAAGTCTCGCGGCGGCGGCACGGAAGTGAACCTGTAA